Below is a genomic region from Pseudazoarcus pumilus.
CCCGCATCGCGGGCGATCTCCAGAACCTCGAAGAATCCCTGCGTGAGGCCGAGTCGGCAGGCCGCACGGTGATGCTCGACCAGGCCAGCGTAGGCCGTCTGTCACGCATGGACGCAATGCAGCAGCAGGCCATGGCGCAGGAGTTGCGTGCCCGGCTGATCACCAGTCGGCGCAGGCTGCAGGCGGCGCTCGCGCGCATCGACGCCGGCAGCTTCGGACATTGCTGCCAGTGCGATGCCGAGCTCGACCCCAAACGGCTCGCGCACGACCCGGCCGCCGTGTTCTGCCCCGATTGCGTGGCCGAACGAGAGAACGGATAAGCGCAACGCGCGCCGCCGGAACCATTTGGAGCATTCCCGATGGACGCTGATCTGCAGACCGAGCGCCTCGACCGGGTGTTCGATTTCCTGATCGCGCGCGGCGCGCGCAGTGTGCTCGACCTGGGTTGCGGCAACGGCGACCTGCTGCTGCGCCTGGCGCGTGACCCGCAGATCGAGCGCATCGTCGGCATCGACATCGACGAGCGCGCGCTCGTCGATGCACGACGCCGTCTGGGGCTGAACCCGGACGAGGTTGACGCTCGCGTGCGCGTGATGAACGCCTCGTTCGAGGTGGACGATGCGGCGATGGTCGGATTCGACGCCGCGGTGCTGCTCGAGACCATCGAGCACATCGAGCCCTCGCGCCTGTCGCGCGTCGAATCGGCGGTGTTCGGCGGATATCGGCCGGCCACCGTCATCGTCACGACGCCGAACCAGGAGTACAACGTGCTCTATGGACTGCTGCCCGGTGACATGCGTCATCCCGGCCATTTCTTCGAGTGGAACCGCGCCAAGTTCCGCCGCTGGGCCGCCGGCGTGGCCGGACGCAACGGCTACGACGTGTATTTCGACGAAGTCGGTGACTATGACCCGGCGCGCGGCGCGCCGACCCAGATGGCGCGCTTCATCCGCAT
It encodes:
- a CDS encoding TraR/DksA family transcriptional regulator, translated to MTIDLEAFRARIAGDLQNLEESLREAESAGRTVMLDQASVGRLSRMDAMQQQAMAQELRARLITSRRRLQAALARIDAGSFGHCCQCDAELDPKRLAHDPAAVFCPDCVAERENG
- a CDS encoding methyltransferase domain-containing protein is translated as MDADLQTERLDRVFDFLIARGARSVLDLGCGNGDLLLRLARDPQIERIVGIDIDERALVDARRRLGLNPDEVDARVRVMNASFEVDDAAMVGFDAAVLLETIEHIEPSRLSRVESAVFGGYRPATVIVTTPNQEYNVLYGLLPGDMRHPGHFFEWNRAKFRRWAAGVAGRNGYDVYFDEVGDYDPARGAPTQMARFIRIGGV